A part of Antennarius striatus isolate MH-2024 chromosome 21, ASM4005453v1, whole genome shotgun sequence genomic DNA contains:
- the znf646 gene encoding zinc finger protein 646 isoform X1: MALQDPGRTTGFPCKQCGTVCPNMPSLLEHMDIHSQLEEGRKFKCDECGRGYRHAGSLANHRKTHELGSFQCNICGKENSNALALKSHLRSHTSQKKYSCAECGKSFRLATQLATHERVHLSKRVKEQSYRKAEADHPMHENENDNDQNLSEQLAAVKNSPDHNETNVSGNLQSEISDVAENRPFRCDLCDKSYIHHRSLTNHKKTHQVGMFECTVCSKPFSNMAALYSHQRTHKGRSGTEPASVGGSYTCTPLDQFPTQSQDAQVNFCHLCQVLFPSDEEFQEHIQMHNSSSLSFRLQDTLSESHDISYDDSVASSEAHFYASPINNVPSILSVDNYGGFDRPQEQMESSRHVYSDCSVNQATSSISTQGEPSVMETSILNPIQTQNANNAAEMEETSTVDSHERPFKCQICGKSYRHSGSLINHKQSHQVGIYQCSICRKSYPHLAALKSHLRVHKAQSTFGLIPEGDWLSSEPLTLDNQQGCFSSQEEEEEEDGAHNVLGTEQENKTDHSSGALYHEKFNQDFSQDMTVNLPHNEHPMQRHMCADCGETFADIAGIKGHCCPLLQQQNDITSSDYDRNVNFQDNNVDHSIDNPGCDVEFNGLNDTHEQNYFEHNFHNDISSNRLNGGTEGECAEEEDDDGDLYQCSICGNSYTSMRALRSHLRGHTQSHSTPVSSGPSSMSSHEDAKDDEPGEMMICSTCGESFANRQDLISHQLIHKNDQEDCIDHLQITSRNVSESKEETESIICGTCGVFCSSYHHLENHCCTDDRKDESTRIKEETKANDVIQHEGTSWVKGAVDGKYRLYKCDQCGRSYRHAGSLLNHKKSHKTGVFRCLVCQKRFYNLLALKNHQRSHFDVKRHTCHECGKAFKIQKQLLNHLRRHKENQAKIQELNNQIQALMQMNGKSDSGMQPVTSEANQNPASSRRCKQLPEASAGQKPQASVKSEVTGDKRPFACDQCGRTYRHAGSLVNHRNSHKTGEYCCSICTNTYSNQLAMKNHLRTHFAFKKHSCQNCGKGFRGKKQLSAHVCADLRRDATRGRRGLKSRASKCKECLQVFLSVDQLTSHICDGPAGSSDAQIDMCSNKEERPFTCNICNRSYRHAGSLLNHKNTHKTGHFSCTFCSKPFTNPMALRNHTRIHTQKKKYVCLTCGKAFRLASILHNHQRVHNRVTSHFSCPACGKGFQGRSGLKRHRCHPGQENSLRAGVQPSERADKCFMCDLCGRSYRHAGSLLNHKKTHSENLHHCTLCLQTFPDPVTLQIHSQMRRHCCPECGKTFCLVSHLQSHMDVHSKERCMVCSLCQQIFPNTESYQQHQERHHRAHDTFQHGVDVPVSKNMSWGPEIHQTVAMDGMHRQVPPPLSHIPESIANSQINESAEEKSHVCEHCGRTYRHAGSLLNHKNSHKTGSFFCSVCQKEFTNLMALKNHRRIHTEPKRYQCLECGKAFRVSTQLICHRRIHTKEKPFACLLCDKSFSSKSNLRHHQKMHQNTQTYDSSFSIDANSFMDLDMGSFL, encoded by the exons AACATGCCCAGTCTACTCGAGCATATGGACATACACAGTCAGCTTGAAGAAGGAcgtaaatttaaatgtgatgaatgTGGACGTGGTTATAGGCACGCTGGAAGCCTAGCGAACCACAGAAAGACTCACGAATTAGGTTCTTTTCAGTGTAACATATGTGGTAAAGAGAACTCTAACGCTTTGGCCCTCAAGAGTCATCTCCGGAGCCACACTTCACAGAAAAAGTACTCCTGTGCAGAATGTGGGAAAAGCTTTCGTCTGGCAACGCAGTTGGCTACACATGAGAGGGTTCATCTCTCAAAACGAGTAAAGGAACAGTCATACAGAAAAGCAGAAGCAGACCATCCCATGCatgagaatgaaaatgacaacgACCAGAATCTCAGTGAGCAGTTAGCAGCTGTTAAAAATAGCCCAGACCATAACGAGACAAACGTGTCTGGTAATTTACAATCTGAGATCTCTGATGTTGCAGAAAATCGTCCTTTCAGATGTGATTTATGTGACAAATCATACATACATCATCGGAGCCTGACCAATCATAAAAAGACTCACCAAGTGGGGATGTTTGAGTGTACAGTGTGTTCCAAACCATTCAGTAACATGGCTGCTCTCTACAGCCACCAGAGAACTCACAAAGGAAGAAGTGGGACAGAACCCGCCTCAGTGGGGGGTTCGTACACATGCACGCCGCTGGACCAGTTTCCCACCCAGAGCCAGGACGCCCAAGTAAATTTTTGCCATTTATGTCAGGTTCTATTCCCCAGTGATGAGGAGTTCCAGGAGCACATCCAGATGCATAACTCTTCATCTCTGTCATTTAGACTGCAAGATACCTTGTCAGAAAGCCACGATATATCATATGATGATAGTGTTGCCTCGAGTGAGGCACATTTTTATGCATCACCAATAAATAATGTTCCCTCCATATTATCAGTAGATAATTATGGAGGTTTTGATCGGCCGCAGGAGCAGATGGAAAGCAGCCGTCATGTGTACTCGGATTGCTCCGTTAATCAAGCAACGTCTAGCATCAGCACTCAGGGAGAACCGTCAGTCATGGAAACAAGCATTCTCAATCCTATTCAAACACAGAATGCTAACAATGCGGCTGAAATGGAAGAGACTTCAACTGTAGATTCTCATGAGCGTCCCTTCAAGTGTCAGATCTGCGGTAAAAGCTACCGACACTCTGGGAGCCTCATCAACCACAAGCAATCACATCAGGTCGGGATTTACCAGTGTTCCATCTGCAGAAAGAGTTATCCTCACTTGGCCGCTCTCAAAAGTCATCTTCGCGTTCACAAAGCTCAATCGACTTTTGGCCTCATCCCTGAGGGAGACTGGCTCTCCTCAGAGCCGCTCACTCTGGATAACCAACAGGGCTGCTTTTCCTctcaagaagaagaggaggaggaggatggtgcTCACAACGTGCTTGGTACGGAGCAGGAGAACAAGACTGACCACAGCAGTGGGGCTCTATACCACGAGAAGTTTAATCAGGACTTTTCCCAGGACATGACAGTAAATCTACCTCACAATGAACACCCGATGCAGAGGCACATGTGTGCAGACTGCGGTGAGACCTTTGCAGATATTGCAGGGATCAAAGGTCACTGTTGCCCACTGCTCCAGCAGCAGAATGACATTACCAGCAGTGACTATGACAGGAATGTAAATTTCCAGGACAATAATGTTGATCATTCCATTGATAATCCAGGCTGTGATGTGGAGTTTAATGGTCTGAATGACACCCATGAGCAAAATTATTTTGAACATAATTTTCACAATGACATCAGCAGTAATCGGCTAAATGGTGGAACAGAAGGCGAATGtgctgaagaggaggacgaTGACGGGGATTTGTATCAGTGCTCTATATGTGGAAACAGCTACACCAGCATGAGGGCCCTCAGGAGCCACCTCCGAGGGCACACGCAGTCCCACAGCACTCCTGTAAGCTCGGGCCCTTCTTCCATGTCCTCTCATGAAGATGCAAAAGATGACGAGCCAGGAGAGATGATGATCTGTAGCACCTGTGGGGAAAGTTTTGCCAATAGGCAGGACTTGATAAGTCATCAGCTTATACACAAAAATGATCAGGAGGACTGCATTGATCATCTACAGATCACCAGCCGCAATGTGTCTGAAAGCAAAGAGGAGACGGAGAGCATCATCTGTGGTACCTGTGGCGTCTTCTGCTCCAGTTACCATCATCTGGAGAATCACTGTTGCACGGATGACAGGAAAGATGAATCAACACGTatcaaagaggaaacaaaagcaaatgacGTTATCCAGCATGAAGGCACCAGCTGGGTGAAAGGCGCTGTTGATGGTAAATATCGTCTGTATAAGTGTGATCAGTGTGGCCGGTCCTACAGGCATGCTGGATCGCTCCTCAACCACAAAAAGTCCCACAAAACCGGTGTGTTCAGATGTCTGGTCTGCCAGAAACGCTTCTACAACCTTTTGGCCCTGAAAAATCACCAGAGGTCCCACTTTGATGTAAAGAG GCATACGTGCCATGAGTGTGGGAAAGCCTTCAAAATTCAGAAACAGCTATTGAATCACCTGAGAAGGCACAAAGAGAACCAGGCCAAAATCCAGGAACTCAACAACCAGATCCAGGCCCTCATGCAGATGAATGGAAAGTCAGATTCAGGAATGCAGCCTGTAACCTCAGAGGCCAATCAGAATCCAGCCTCTTCTCGTCGCTGCAAGCAGCTACCTGAAGCGAGCGCGGGGCAAAAGCCTCAGGCCTCGGTCAAGTCTGAGGTCACGGGCGACAAGCGGCCGTTCGCCTGTGACCAGTGTGGGCGTACCTACCGCCACGCAGGAAGTCTGGTAAACCACAGAAACTCCCATAAGACAGGTGAATATTGCTGCTCCATTTGTACAAACACATACTCCAATCAGCTCGCCATGAAGAACCACTTGCGAACCCACTTTGCATTTAAAAAGCATTCCTGCCAAAACTGTGGGAAAGGCTTTAGAGGAAAGAAGCAGCTTTCAGCCCATGTTTGTGCAGATCTCAGAAGAGATGCGACCAGAGGCAGGAGGGGCCTGAAATCTCGAGCCTCTAAATGTAAGGAATGTCTGCAGGTCTTTCTCTCTGTTGATCAGCTCACATCCCACATCTGTGACGGACCTGCAGGCAGCAGCGATGCGCAAATAGACATGTGTTCAAACAAAGAGGAGCGACCTTTTACGTGCAACATATGTAATCGCAGCTACCGCCATGCAGGTTCACTCCTGAATCACAAAAACACCCATAAGACGGGACATTTCAGCTGCACTTTCTGCTCAAAACCCTTCACCAACCCCATGGCTTTACGCAACCACACACGCATccacacacagaagaagaagtacgtgtgtctcacctgtgggAAGGCCTTCCGCCTCGCCAGCATCCTACACAACCATCAGAGGGTCCACAACCGGGTGACCAGTCACTTCAGCTGTCCTGCATGTGGAAAAGGCTTCCAAGGCAGGTCGGGCCTGAAGAGGCACCGCTGCCACCCGGGACAGGAGAACTCACTGAGAGCTGGAGTCCAGCCATCAGAAAGGGCAGACAAGTGCTTCAT GTGTGACCTGTGTGGGCGCTCTTACCGGCACGCCGGCTCTCTCCTCAACCATAAAAAGACGCACTCTGAAAACCTCCACCACTGCACCCTGTGTCTCCAGACATTTCCCGATCCCGTCACTCTGCAGATACACTCCCAGATGAGGCGTCACTGCTGCCCCGAGTGCGGTAAGACCTTTTGTCTGGTGTCACACCTGCAGAGCCACATGGATGTGCACTCCAAGGAGCGGTGCATGGTCTGCAGCCTCTGCCAGCAGATCTTTCCCAACACAGAAAGCTACCAGCAACACCAGGAGAGGCACCACAGGGCTCATGATACCTTTCAACACGGCGTGGATGTACCTGTTAGTAAGAATATGTCCTGGGGACCTGAAATCCACCAGACTGTAGCGATGGACGGGATGCACAGGCAGGTTCCGCCACCTTTGTCTCACATTCCAGAGAGCATCGCTAATTCTCAGATCAACGAGTCGGCAGAAGAGAAAAGCCACGTCTGCGAGCACTGTGGCCGAACTTACCGTCACGCCGGCTCCCTCCTCAACCACAAGAACAGCCACAAGACGGGTTCTTTCTTCTGCTCCGTCTGCCAGAAGGAGTTCACCAATCTGATGGCGCTGAAGAACCATCGGCGCATTCACACGGAGCCCAAGCGCTACCAGTGTCTGGAGTGTGGGAAGGCGTTCCGCGTGTCCACCCAGCTCATATGTCACAGGCGAATCCACACCAAAGAGAAGCCCTTCGCCTGCCTGCTGTGTGACAAGAGCTTTTCCAGTAAATCCAACCTGCGGCATCATCAGAAAATGCACCAGAACACTCAGACCTATGACTCTTCTTTCAGCATTGATGCTAACTCCTTTATGGACTTGGACATGGGATCTTTCCTTTGA
- the znf646 gene encoding zinc finger protein 646 isoform X2 — translation MALQDPGRTTGFPCKQCGTVCPNMPSLLEHMDIHSQLEEGRKFKCDECGRGYRHAGSLANHRKTHELGSFQCNICGKENSNALALKSHLRSHTSQKKYSCAECGKSFRLATQLATHERVHLSKRVKEQSYRKAEADHPMHENENDNDQNLSEQLAAVKNSPDHNETNVSGNLQSEISDVAENRPFRCDLCDKSYIHHRSLTNHKKTHQVGMFECTVCSKPFSNMAALYSHQRTHKGRSGTEPASVGGSYTCTPLDQFPTQSQDAQVNFCHLCQVLFPSDEEFQEHIQMHNSSSLSFRLQDTLSESHDISYDDSVASSEAHFYASPINNVPSILSVDNYGGFDRPQEQMESSRHVYSDCSVNQATSSISTQGEPSVMETSILNPIQTQNANNAAEMEETSTVDSHERPFKCQICGKSYRHSGSLINHKQSHQVGIYQCSICRKSYPHLAALKSHLRVHKAQSTFGLIPEGDWLSSEPLTLDNQQGCFSSQEEEEEEDGAHNVLGTEQENKTDHSSGALYHEKFNQDFSQDMTVNLPHNEHPMQRHMCADCGETFADIAGIKGHCCPLLQQQNDITSSDYDRNVNFQDNNVDHSIDNPGCDVEFNGLNDTHEQNYFEHNFHNDISSNRLNGGTEGECAEEEDDDGDLYQCSICGNSYTSMRALRSHLRGHTQSHSTPVSSGPSSMSSHEDAKDDEPGEMMICSTCGESFANRQDLISHQLIHKNDQEDCIDHLQITSRNVSESKEETESIICGTCGVFCSSYHHLENHCCTDDRKDESTRIKEETKANDVIQHEGTSWVKGAVDGKYRLYKCDQCGRSYRHAGSLLNHKKSHKTGVFRCLVCQKRFYNLLALKNHQRSHFDVKRHTCHECGKAFKIQKQLLNHLRRHKENQAKIQELNNQIQALMQMNGKSDSGMQPVTSEANQNPASSRRCKQLPEASAGQKPQASVKSEVTGDKRPFACDQCGRTYRHAGSLVNHRNSHKTGEYCCSICTNTYSNQLAMKNHLRTHFAFKKHSCQNCGKGFRGKKQLSAHVCADLRRDATRGRRGLKSRASKCKECLQVFLSVDQLTSHICDGPAGSSDAQIDMCSNKEERPFTCNICNRSYRHAGSLLNHKNTHKTGHFSCTFCSKPFTNPMALRNHTRIHTQKKKYVCLTCGKAFRLASILHNHQRVHNRVTSHFSCPACGKGFQGRSGLKRHRCHPGQENSLRAGVQPSERADKCFM, via the exons AACATGCCCAGTCTACTCGAGCATATGGACATACACAGTCAGCTTGAAGAAGGAcgtaaatttaaatgtgatgaatgTGGACGTGGTTATAGGCACGCTGGAAGCCTAGCGAACCACAGAAAGACTCACGAATTAGGTTCTTTTCAGTGTAACATATGTGGTAAAGAGAACTCTAACGCTTTGGCCCTCAAGAGTCATCTCCGGAGCCACACTTCACAGAAAAAGTACTCCTGTGCAGAATGTGGGAAAAGCTTTCGTCTGGCAACGCAGTTGGCTACACATGAGAGGGTTCATCTCTCAAAACGAGTAAAGGAACAGTCATACAGAAAAGCAGAAGCAGACCATCCCATGCatgagaatgaaaatgacaacgACCAGAATCTCAGTGAGCAGTTAGCAGCTGTTAAAAATAGCCCAGACCATAACGAGACAAACGTGTCTGGTAATTTACAATCTGAGATCTCTGATGTTGCAGAAAATCGTCCTTTCAGATGTGATTTATGTGACAAATCATACATACATCATCGGAGCCTGACCAATCATAAAAAGACTCACCAAGTGGGGATGTTTGAGTGTACAGTGTGTTCCAAACCATTCAGTAACATGGCTGCTCTCTACAGCCACCAGAGAACTCACAAAGGAAGAAGTGGGACAGAACCCGCCTCAGTGGGGGGTTCGTACACATGCACGCCGCTGGACCAGTTTCCCACCCAGAGCCAGGACGCCCAAGTAAATTTTTGCCATTTATGTCAGGTTCTATTCCCCAGTGATGAGGAGTTCCAGGAGCACATCCAGATGCATAACTCTTCATCTCTGTCATTTAGACTGCAAGATACCTTGTCAGAAAGCCACGATATATCATATGATGATAGTGTTGCCTCGAGTGAGGCACATTTTTATGCATCACCAATAAATAATGTTCCCTCCATATTATCAGTAGATAATTATGGAGGTTTTGATCGGCCGCAGGAGCAGATGGAAAGCAGCCGTCATGTGTACTCGGATTGCTCCGTTAATCAAGCAACGTCTAGCATCAGCACTCAGGGAGAACCGTCAGTCATGGAAACAAGCATTCTCAATCCTATTCAAACACAGAATGCTAACAATGCGGCTGAAATGGAAGAGACTTCAACTGTAGATTCTCATGAGCGTCCCTTCAAGTGTCAGATCTGCGGTAAAAGCTACCGACACTCTGGGAGCCTCATCAACCACAAGCAATCACATCAGGTCGGGATTTACCAGTGTTCCATCTGCAGAAAGAGTTATCCTCACTTGGCCGCTCTCAAAAGTCATCTTCGCGTTCACAAAGCTCAATCGACTTTTGGCCTCATCCCTGAGGGAGACTGGCTCTCCTCAGAGCCGCTCACTCTGGATAACCAACAGGGCTGCTTTTCCTctcaagaagaagaggaggaggaggatggtgcTCACAACGTGCTTGGTACGGAGCAGGAGAACAAGACTGACCACAGCAGTGGGGCTCTATACCACGAGAAGTTTAATCAGGACTTTTCCCAGGACATGACAGTAAATCTACCTCACAATGAACACCCGATGCAGAGGCACATGTGTGCAGACTGCGGTGAGACCTTTGCAGATATTGCAGGGATCAAAGGTCACTGTTGCCCACTGCTCCAGCAGCAGAATGACATTACCAGCAGTGACTATGACAGGAATGTAAATTTCCAGGACAATAATGTTGATCATTCCATTGATAATCCAGGCTGTGATGTGGAGTTTAATGGTCTGAATGACACCCATGAGCAAAATTATTTTGAACATAATTTTCACAATGACATCAGCAGTAATCGGCTAAATGGTGGAACAGAAGGCGAATGtgctgaagaggaggacgaTGACGGGGATTTGTATCAGTGCTCTATATGTGGAAACAGCTACACCAGCATGAGGGCCCTCAGGAGCCACCTCCGAGGGCACACGCAGTCCCACAGCACTCCTGTAAGCTCGGGCCCTTCTTCCATGTCCTCTCATGAAGATGCAAAAGATGACGAGCCAGGAGAGATGATGATCTGTAGCACCTGTGGGGAAAGTTTTGCCAATAGGCAGGACTTGATAAGTCATCAGCTTATACACAAAAATGATCAGGAGGACTGCATTGATCATCTACAGATCACCAGCCGCAATGTGTCTGAAAGCAAAGAGGAGACGGAGAGCATCATCTGTGGTACCTGTGGCGTCTTCTGCTCCAGTTACCATCATCTGGAGAATCACTGTTGCACGGATGACAGGAAAGATGAATCAACACGTatcaaagaggaaacaaaagcaaatgacGTTATCCAGCATGAAGGCACCAGCTGGGTGAAAGGCGCTGTTGATGGTAAATATCGTCTGTATAAGTGTGATCAGTGTGGCCGGTCCTACAGGCATGCTGGATCGCTCCTCAACCACAAAAAGTCCCACAAAACCGGTGTGTTCAGATGTCTGGTCTGCCAGAAACGCTTCTACAACCTTTTGGCCCTGAAAAATCACCAGAGGTCCCACTTTGATGTAAAGAG GCATACGTGCCATGAGTGTGGGAAAGCCTTCAAAATTCAGAAACAGCTATTGAATCACCTGAGAAGGCACAAAGAGAACCAGGCCAAAATCCAGGAACTCAACAACCAGATCCAGGCCCTCATGCAGATGAATGGAAAGTCAGATTCAGGAATGCAGCCTGTAACCTCAGAGGCCAATCAGAATCCAGCCTCTTCTCGTCGCTGCAAGCAGCTACCTGAAGCGAGCGCGGGGCAAAAGCCTCAGGCCTCGGTCAAGTCTGAGGTCACGGGCGACAAGCGGCCGTTCGCCTGTGACCAGTGTGGGCGTACCTACCGCCACGCAGGAAGTCTGGTAAACCACAGAAACTCCCATAAGACAGGTGAATATTGCTGCTCCATTTGTACAAACACATACTCCAATCAGCTCGCCATGAAGAACCACTTGCGAACCCACTTTGCATTTAAAAAGCATTCCTGCCAAAACTGTGGGAAAGGCTTTAGAGGAAAGAAGCAGCTTTCAGCCCATGTTTGTGCAGATCTCAGAAGAGATGCGACCAGAGGCAGGAGGGGCCTGAAATCTCGAGCCTCTAAATGTAAGGAATGTCTGCAGGTCTTTCTCTCTGTTGATCAGCTCACATCCCACATCTGTGACGGACCTGCAGGCAGCAGCGATGCGCAAATAGACATGTGTTCAAACAAAGAGGAGCGACCTTTTACGTGCAACATATGTAATCGCAGCTACCGCCATGCAGGTTCACTCCTGAATCACAAAAACACCCATAAGACGGGACATTTCAGCTGCACTTTCTGCTCAAAACCCTTCACCAACCCCATGGCTTTACGCAACCACACACGCATccacacacagaagaagaagtacgtgtgtctcacctgtgggAAGGCCTTCCGCCTCGCCAGCATCCTACACAACCATCAGAGGGTCCACAACCGGGTGACCAGTCACTTCAGCTGTCCTGCATGTGGAAAAGGCTTCCAAGGCAGGTCGGGCCTGAAGAGGCACCGCTGCCACCCGGGACAGGAGAACTCACTGAGAGCTGGAGTCCAGCCATCAGAAAGGGCAGACAAGTGCTTCATGTGA
- the si:rp71-1c10.7 gene encoding tumor necrosis factor receptor superfamily member 12A yields the protein MASSALCALCGLIIAAVTNFYVVSAQKGQCGKSEFWNSDLDVCVPCASCKQYPKTPSCNTCKSVEDSPDVWKLAAITSFSVLAVVLVGAALVIGVMVHRHKSHKLPLREPIEETAGPLYQA from the exons ATGGCTTCAAGCGCTCTCTGCGCGCTGTGCGGACTTATCATAGCGGCTGTAACCAATTTTTATGTTGTGAGCGCTCAAAAAG GTCAGTGCGGAAAGTCAGAGTTTTGGAACTCAGATTTGGACGTTTGTGTGCCGTGTGCATCGTGCAAGCAGTATCCAAAGACCCCATCATGCAATACAT GTAAATCTGTGGAAGACTCACCTGATGTGTGGAAACTGGCAGCCATCACCAGTTTCTCGGTGCTGGCTGTGGTGCTGGTCGGTGCTGCATTGGTTATCGGGGTGATGGTGCATCGGCACAAGTCACACAAGCTGCCTCTACGTG AACCCATTGAGGAAACTGCAGGTCCACTTTATCAAGCTTAA